The Nitrospirales bacterium genome includes a window with the following:
- a CDS encoding polysaccharide export protein, giving the protein MAQTEESASDPTSTSKKESNYQIGPQDVLQISVWKDEILSREVVVRPDGFITFPLIGEVLAEDRPVEALAKEMDERLIKFVSDPRITVAVSQVNSFKIYVIGKVNKPGEFQLGQYTDVMQALSLAGGLTPFAREGSIKVLRRVEGIQTTFPFDYSDVLKGQNLEQNIVLKRGDIVMVP; this is encoded by the coding sequence ATGGCCCAGACGGAAGAAAGCGCTTCTGATCCCACGAGTACTTCCAAGAAAGAATCGAATTATCAAATCGGTCCTCAAGATGTGTTGCAAATTTCAGTCTGGAAAGACGAGATTTTGTCTCGGGAAGTCGTGGTTCGTCCTGATGGTTTTATCACCTTTCCGCTCATTGGCGAAGTCTTAGCGGAAGACCGGCCGGTTGAGGCCTTGGCCAAAGAAATGGATGAACGGTTAATCAAATTTGTCTCCGACCCTAGAATTACGGTGGCTGTATCCCAAGTTAATAGTTTTAAGATTTATGTGATCGGGAAAGTTAACAAGCCTGGCGAGTTTCAACTGGGGCAATATACCGACGTCATGCAAGCCTTGAGTTTAGCCGGTGGTCTCACGCCATTCGCCCGGGAGGGGTCGATAAAAGTACTGAGGCGCGTGGAAGGAATCCAGACGACCTTTCCGTTTGATTACAGCGATGTCTTAAAGGGGCAGAATCTTGAACAAAATATCGTCTTGAAGCGCGGAGACATTGTGATGGTTCCGTGA